The following are from one region of the Alicyclobacillus fastidiosus genome:
- a CDS encoding HD domain-containing protein encodes MAPVFEKVLKDPVHDEILFDDPLLWALVNTPAIQRLRRIRQLGTSYMTYHGAEHTRFAHSLGAYETMRRVLVHLERECGWPSDTRTRRLALAAALLHDLGHGPFSHTFESILGVHHERWTNRIMLEDAPLRRVLDTVDSDFAADLVSILQKDGRFSAIEALVSSQLDVDRMDYMLRDALSTGVSYGQFELARLIRSLTVQDERVYVKRQSLHTVEQYLLARYFMYVQVYLHPVTVGSDVLVENILRRAKHLLADGVAIEIPEALLPVLTGSDVSVASYLRLDESVLLYAFHQWSASPDPILSDLADRFLTRRLFAPIVRDGASVSEWAALRTMAKAMGFSPDYYVTERVSTIPGYEVLGQGLTLLDDFGERSDLSQVSKLIRTLVPSQEHRLFLPKEMLENTDESLAKRVQSIVFSRF; translated from the coding sequence ATGGCCCCTGTGTTTGAGAAAGTCCTGAAAGACCCAGTACACGACGAAATTCTGTTCGACGATCCCCTGCTCTGGGCGCTCGTGAATACACCTGCGATCCAACGTCTGCGGCGCATCCGCCAACTGGGTACGTCGTATATGACGTACCACGGAGCAGAGCACACGCGCTTTGCCCACTCCTTAGGGGCCTACGAGACGATGCGGCGGGTTCTCGTGCACCTCGAACGCGAGTGCGGCTGGCCGAGCGATACGCGCACTCGGCGGCTCGCCCTCGCTGCGGCGCTGCTGCACGATTTGGGGCATGGGCCATTCTCGCACACCTTCGAATCGATCCTCGGGGTTCACCACGAACGGTGGACGAATCGCATCATGCTGGAGGATGCACCTTTGCGGCGGGTCCTCGATACAGTCGACTCTGACTTTGCTGCGGATCTTGTCTCCATTCTGCAAAAGGATGGCCGCTTTTCGGCGATTGAGGCCTTGGTATCCAGTCAGCTCGACGTCGATCGAATGGACTATATGTTGCGAGACGCGTTGTCGACTGGCGTTTCCTACGGGCAGTTTGAGCTCGCCCGCTTGATTCGCTCGCTGACGGTCCAGGATGAGCGCGTCTACGTCAAGAGACAGTCCTTACACACCGTGGAACAATATTTGCTCGCACGCTATTTCATGTACGTGCAGGTTTACCTGCACCCGGTGACCGTCGGTAGCGACGTGCTGGTGGAAAATATCTTGCGCCGAGCAAAGCATCTACTGGCGGACGGGGTGGCCATCGAGATCCCAGAGGCGCTTTTGCCTGTGTTGACCGGATCAGACGTCAGCGTCGCTTCGTATTTGCGGCTGGACGAGTCGGTCCTCTTGTACGCGTTTCATCAGTGGTCGGCGTCGCCGGATCCTATTCTGTCAGATTTGGCGGACAGGTTTCTGACGCGGCGGCTGTTTGCGCCGATTGTTCGGGACGGGGCGTCGGTGAGTGAGTGGGCGGCCTTGCGAACGATGGCCAAAGCGATGGGATTCTCGCCAGACTACTACGTAACAGAGCGAGTGTCGACGATACCGGGGTACGAGGTGCTGGGGCAGGGGCTGACGTTGCTTGACGACTTTGGCGAGCGCTCTGACCTGAGCCAGGTGTCGAAACTGATTCGCACACTTGTCCCAAGCCAAGAACACCGCCTTTTCCTTCCGAAGGAGATGCTCGAAAACACCGACGAGTCTCTCGCGAAGCGCGTTCAGTCCATCGTGTTTTCGCGTTTCTGA
- the bcp gene encoding thioredoxin-dependent thiol peroxidase, with product MSELHVGDVAPDFSSIDQDGNTVSLEGLKGQVVVLYFYPKDDTPGCTKEACAFRDLSATFAEAGAVIYGVSRDSAKSHQKFREKYSLNFPLLADEDSSICEAYGVLKEKNMYGKTSIGIERTTFVIDASGKIAAVFPKVKVDGHVDEVLTKVRDLV from the coding sequence ATGAGTGAATTACATGTAGGCGACGTGGCACCAGATTTTTCTTCCATCGATCAGGATGGGAACACGGTCTCTCTCGAAGGTCTGAAGGGACAAGTCGTCGTGCTCTACTTCTATCCGAAGGACGATACGCCGGGTTGTACGAAGGAGGCGTGTGCGTTTCGCGACCTGAGCGCGACGTTCGCTGAGGCCGGGGCAGTCATTTACGGCGTCTCGCGGGACTCCGCGAAGTCACACCAGAAGTTTCGCGAAAAATACAGCCTCAACTTTCCGTTGCTCGCCGACGAGGATAGCTCGATTTGTGAAGCATACGGTGTGCTGAAAGAGAAGAATATGTACGGGAAGACGAGCATCGGGATCGAGCGTACGACGTTTGTCATCGATGCAAGCGGCAAGATTGCCGCCGTTTTCCCAAAGGTCAAAGTGGACGGCCACGTCGATGAGGTGTTGACGAAGGTTCGCGATCTCGTTTGA
- a CDS encoding DedA family protein: MMIESMCVPIPSEVIMPFGGFMAEQGLLNLWSVIVIGTVGNVVGGIIAYAVGRYGGRPLIQRYGKYILLSERHLDKADHWFNRYGEVTVFFGRMIPAVRTFVSLPAGVAKMSVWRFIAFSALGSLPWNIAMTYAGFQLHAHWSTIDEKLKPLTYIGALILVIAVLLFWFRRNKPRQKRENTMD, translated from the coding sequence ATGATGATCGAGAGCATGTGCGTGCCCATCCCTTCAGAAGTGATCATGCCGTTTGGCGGCTTCATGGCGGAACAGGGCCTGCTCAATCTTTGGTCGGTCATCGTCATCGGCACCGTCGGCAACGTGGTAGGCGGCATCATCGCCTATGCCGTGGGACGATACGGTGGACGGCCGCTCATCCAGCGCTATGGAAAATATATACTATTGAGCGAAAGACACCTGGACAAGGCCGATCATTGGTTCAATCGGTACGGTGAAGTCACGGTGTTCTTCGGTCGGATGATACCCGCCGTGCGCACGTTCGTGTCGCTGCCGGCAGGTGTCGCGAAGATGTCAGTCTGGCGATTTATCGCGTTCTCGGCGCTCGGTTCGCTTCCGTGGAACATTGCGATGACGTATGCCGGGTTCCAGCTGCACGCACACTGGAGCACCATCGACGAGAAGCTCAAACCATTGACCTACATCGGCGCACTGATCCTTGTCATTGCAGTGCTGCTCTTTTGGTTTCGCCGCAACAAACCGCGTCAGAAACGCGAAAACACGATGGACTGA
- a CDS encoding iron-sulfur cluster assembly accessory protein: MITLTETAAQKLREMIESQGPAEDALRLYTKLGGCTGYSYGMALDAEKPDDHVFSIYGVKVVVDSESLELLDGSEVDYIDDLTGQGFKINNPNATSMCGCGSSFRTATAAGQPGSCD; this comes from the coding sequence ATGATTACGCTCACCGAGACGGCAGCACAGAAACTCCGGGAGATGATCGAGTCCCAGGGACCTGCTGAGGATGCACTTCGCTTGTACACGAAGCTCGGAGGTTGCACAGGGTACAGTTACGGCATGGCGCTCGACGCCGAAAAGCCAGACGACCATGTCTTCTCCATCTACGGCGTGAAGGTGGTCGTCGACAGCGAGAGCCTCGAACTCCTCGATGGTTCCGAGGTCGATTACATCGACGACCTCACCGGACAGGGATTTAAAATCAACAATCCAAACGCGACCTCCATGTGTGGTTGTGGTTCCAGTTTCCGCACCGCTACCGCAGCGGGCCAGCCGGGGTCCTGCGATTGA